From the genome of Labedella gwakjiensis:
TCCCCACACGTCCGAGAGGTCGGCGACGCTTGCGCCGGCGATCTCCCGCCACAGTCCCATTCGGCGGGTCTCCTCGTACTTGCCGGCGATGAAGTCCTCGAGGACGACACGTTCGATTCGCCATCGACGGGGACTCCCGACGCGGATGGCCGGGAGTTCGGACGACCGGACGAGGTCGAGTACCTCAGCCGAGGAGATGTTGAGGACCTCCGAGGCGTCGTCGATCGTGAGAAACCGTCCGATCGAGTCTGGGGATACCGCGTCCATGCAATTGATTATGGAGCCAGCGGACGGCGCCAGCCGGTGCTGTGGATAACATTCGGGGCTCCTGGGTGCGGCTTGGCACGATGGCTCCCGGCGCGGGGTACGTGCCGGATGGGGGAATGACGCGATGGGTGTTCTGGCGACGAGACGACGACCCGTATTCCGGGCGGTCGATGTCCGGCTCGTGATCGGCGCCGCTCTGGTGCTCGCTTCCATCGGCGGCGTCTGGGCGGTGGTGTCGTCGTCAGATCGATCGGTCGCCGTCTACGCGGCGTCGTCGACGATCGTCGCGGGGGACACGATCGAGGTGGCCGACCTCTCGGTCCTGCACGTCTCACTCGGCGACGCGCAGAAGCTCTACGTCGAGACGGGCGCTGTCGCCGACGGCGCTGTCGCGACCAGGACGGTCTTCGCCGGTGAGCTCGTCCCGGAGGACGCCATCGGTGCACCGCAGGACGTCTCCTCCGCCCAGGTCGTGGTGACCGTGGCCGGGCAGCTCCCTGCGGGCGTCGCGGCGGGCCGTGAGGTCGATGTGTGGTCGTCGGGCGGGTCGGACGCGTCCGATGGGCGCGATCGGGAGCCGCCGTCGGTCCTCGTCACGGGCGCGACGGTCTCCCGCATCGTCGAGGACGAGGGGCTCGTCTCCGGAAGCGGGGACGTCTCCGTCGAGCTCGCCCTTCCCGAGGGTGCCGTCGCCGTGGTTCTCGCGGCGACGGCGTCGGGTGACACCCTCGCCCTCGTCCCGGTCACGGCGGCCGACTGATGAGGATCGCGTTCGCCGTCGATCGAGCTCTCGAGGATGCGGTCATCGGCGCGCTCGTCGAGCGCGGACACGACCTCGTCGCACGCTTCTCCACGGGAGACGACGTTCCGGCCGTCCTCGGCTCGCTGTCGCCCGACGTCCTCGTTGTTTCCGCCGATCCGGAACACCTGACGAGGGCGGTTCTCGCCGCGTGCGACGACGGCGGCGTGCGGCTGGTCGCCCTGCTCGACGGCGAACCGTCTCGCCGGCTGTCCGTGTCACTCGGCGTATACGACGTCGTCTCCGTCGATGCGCCGATCGACGACCTCGACGAACTCGTCATCGGCGCGACGGCCACCGCACGCGCAGTGACTCACTCCGGCGGAGTGGTGGCCGTGTGGGGGCCGAGCGGCGCGCCGGGACGGACCACGGTGGCCATCACGATCGCGCACGAGCTCGCCAGGAGCGGTGCGACCGTCGCCCTCGTCGATGCGGACACGGTGGGCTCCTCCGTCGCCGCCTCTCTGGGGATGCTCGACGAGGCACCCGGCCTCGCTGCTGCGTGTCGACTGGTGGGACAGGACGCCCTCACGACGGACGAGTTGGAGCGTGTCGCCCGCGATCACCCGGTCGACGCCGGTCGGTTGGCGGTCCTCACGGGGATCTCGCGGTCCTCCCGATGGCCGGAACTGAGCGCGGATCGGGTGTCTCGGACCCTCGATCTCTGCAGATCATGGGCCGATCATGTCGTGATCGACTCGGGATTCTCGCTCGAAGACGACGAAGAGCTGTCGAGCGATCTCTTCGCCCCGCGTCGCAACGCCGCGACCGTCGCATCGCTGCGTTCCGCCGACCGGATCGTCGCCGTGGGGGCTGCCGATCCCGTCGGGGTCACACGCTTCATCCGCGCCTACTCGGAGCTGCGCGAGATCGTGGGTGACACCCGTGTCGACACCGTCATGAACAGGGTCCGTTCGTCGACGATCGGCGTCGGTGCCGGCCACCAGCTGGTGACGACGCTCCGACGATTCGGGGGCATCGAGGATGCGGTGCTCGTCCCGAACGATGCTCGCACCGCCGACGCCGCCGTGTTGGAGGCCCGGCCGATGGGAGAGGTGTCTCCCCGATCACCCGCTGTCGCGGAGATCCGACGCTATGTGAAGGCGCACATCCTGCCGCAGACCACCTCGCGATCGGAGAGCCGACGGTCCGCGAGGCGGGACGACGCCTCGCTCTCCGCAGGCTTCCGCCGGGCGGGATCGAGGCGGGAACGCCCGGCCTAGACTGGTCCCGTGTCGACGCTCAGTGAATTGGTACTCGCCCAAGGCCGCTCAGGAGACGAGGACGTCGACTGGCTCCACATGCTCATCCAGGACGCCCAGTTGCTCGCCGACCTCGCGTTCGCCGACATCGTCCTCTGGGTCCCCACGAACGACGGCAGCTTCGTGGCGGTCGCGCATTACCGGCCCTCGAGCGCAGCGACCCTGTTCTACCGCGACTTCGTGGGTCAGCGCATCAAGCAGCAGTGGCGCAGTCAGGTCACGGAGGCCTTCGAGACCGGGGTCATCGTGGACTCGTCGGCGCCCGATTGGTACGAGGAGACGCCGACGCGCGTGCGAGCCGTCCCCGTGCTGCGCCGCCTGCGCTCGTCGCACCCGGAGACGACCGAAGCGCCCATCGCCGTGCTCACGCGTCACACGAACCTCGGCGAGGCGCGGACGCCGAGCCGTCAGGAGCTGACGTTCAACGACACCGCGAGCGAGCTGTTCACGATGATCGCTGCCGGAGACTTCCCCGACCTCTCGGCTCCGGCGGGTCCGCGTCGAGGCGCACCGCGCGCCTCCGACGGGCTCATCCGTCTCGACGTCGAAGGCGTGACGACCTTCGCGAGCCCGAACGCGCTCTCGGCCTTCAACCGGATGGGGTTCATCGAGGAGCTCGAGGGCGAATCGCTCGCGGAGGTGACCACTCGCATCCTGCCGTCAGAGGATCTCACCGACGAGTCTCTGCCCCTCGTCGTGACCGGCCGTGCGCCGTGGCGCACGGACATCGAGGCACGTGGCGTCACGGTCACTCTGCGCGCCATCCCGCTGCGTCGCCAGGGCGCACGCACCGGTGCGATCGTGCTGTGCCGCGACGTGTCGGAGCAGCGCCATCAGGAGAGGGAGCTGCTGACGAAGGACGCCACCATCCGTGAGATCCATCACCGGGTGAAGAACAACCTGCAGACGGTGGCGTCGCTCCTGCGCATCCAGTCCCGCCGCTCCCACACGGAGGAGGCCCGCAACGCGCTCGGGCAGGCCATGCGTCGCGTGGCCGCGATCGCCGTCGTCCACGACACGCTGTCGGAGGGGCTCAGCCAGGACGTGAACTTCGACGAGGTGTTCGATCGCGTGCTCATGCTCGTGGCCGAGGTGGCCTCAGCGCACAACACGACGGCGCATCCCCGCAAGACGGGAACGTTCGGCGTGCTGCCGAGCGAGTATGCGACCCCGCTGGCCCTCGCCCTCACCGAACTCGTGACGAACGCCGTGGAGCACGGCCTGAACGGCCTCGAGGGCAGCGTCGAGATCGAGGCGCAGCGAAGCGATGAGAGGCTCACGGTCGTGGTCCGTGACAACGGAGCAGGCCTCCCCGAAGGGAAGGTCGGATCCGGCCTCGGTACTCAGATCGTGCGCACTCTCATCCAAGGAGAACTCGGCGGGACGATCGATTGGCATACCGTGGTGGGCAACGGCACAGAGGTGACGATCGAGATGCCGTTCCGGTGGATGCGGAGTCGTTGACATCCAGGTGACGCCGGGTTGTCGACGATTCTGAGTTCCCGTCGATCCTGAGTTCTCGACGATCCAGTTCCCGACGATCCTGAGTTCCCGACGATCCTGAGTTCCCGACGATCCTGAGTTCCCGACGACGCCGAGTGCTGAATGGCCCGGGTGTGCGCGGCCTCGACGGTGTTCGGCAGTCCTGAGGGTGTTCGGCGGTCCTGAGGGTGTTCGGCAGTCCTGAGGGTGTTCGGTTGCCCTGAGCGTCAGGACGCGCGGCGTGCGCGCGCGGCGCGGCGCTTGAGAGCGCGGCGCTCGTCCTCGGAGAGTCCGCCCCAGACGCCGGAGTCCTGCCCGGTCTCGAGCGCGTACTGAAGGCAGATCTCCGTGACGGTGCAACGGCCGCAGACCGCCTTCGCCTTGTCGATCTGGTCGACGGCCGGTCCCGTGTTGCCGACGGGGAAGAACAGCTCCGGGTCAGCGGTCAGGCAAGCGGCTTTGTCGCGCCAGTCCATGCGGGTACTCCTTCAATTGCGGGGGGAATCGACCACGGGGGTCGCAGTAGGGTCTCGTGGCCGGAACCTCGACGCTCGACGCGGGGCGTCGAGCATGCGCTATCGGTCCATCGTGTCGGGCACGTCCTCCTGGTGCGTCGGGCTCAGCCTCTCGAGTTCCGCCTATCGGACTCATTCGTCGAGCGTCGCGCTCGGCTGATGAGGTTGTGGCGGTTGGTCACTCCAGCACGGAACATCACAGATGCGGATCAGACGAGTGCTGAGATGCACCCGATTCGATCCGCACCGAGAGTTCCAACAGGGGTTCGCGGTCTCCAGGGGAGGTCCATCGTACGGACGTGCTCGCAACCCTGAGAGCGTCGTTTCGGCCTCCAATATGGTCGCATACTGGTAGTACCGAATCAATAGCTCTGTATGGGATTGGCCTGTGAACGCTGCCTCGATGGACCGACCGGACGAGGGGGCGGGCACCTCCGTTGGACCGGGCGCGCGGCCATCGAGAGCCGTGTGGCTCGCCGTCGTCCTCGTCGCGATGGAGGCTCTCGCCCTCGGCATCGCTGTGGTCGTGCTGCTCGTCGACGTCGTCACGCTCACGCCGTCCTCGCTCGCGAGCGC
Proteins encoded in this window:
- a CDS encoding helix-turn-helix domain-containing protein — its product is MDAVSPDSIGRFLTIDDASEVLNISSAEVLDLVRSSELPAIRVGSPRRWRIERVVLEDFIAGKYEETRRMGLWREIAGASVADLSDVWGVAATPRR
- a CDS encoding AAA family ATPase; protein product: MRIAFAVDRALEDAVIGALVERGHDLVARFSTGDDVPAVLGSLSPDVLVVSADPEHLTRAVLAACDDGGVRLVALLDGEPSRRLSVSLGVYDVVSVDAPIDDLDELVIGATATARAVTHSGGVVAVWGPSGAPGRTTVAITIAHELARSGATVALVDADTVGSSVAASLGMLDEAPGLAAACRLVGQDALTTDELERVARDHPVDAGRLAVLTGISRSSRWPELSADRVSRTLDLCRSWADHVVIDSGFSLEDDEELSSDLFAPRRNAATVASLRSADRIVAVGAADPVGVTRFIRAYSELREIVGDTRVDTVMNRVRSSTIGVGAGHQLVTTLRRFGGIEDAVLVPNDARTADAAVLEARPMGEVSPRSPAVAEIRRYVKAHILPQTTSRSESRRSARRDDASLSAGFRRAGSRRERPA
- a CDS encoding sensor histidine kinase; amino-acid sequence: MSTLSELVLAQGRSGDEDVDWLHMLIQDAQLLADLAFADIVLWVPTNDGSFVAVAHYRPSSAATLFYRDFVGQRIKQQWRSQVTEAFETGVIVDSSAPDWYEETPTRVRAVPVLRRLRSSHPETTEAPIAVLTRHTNLGEARTPSRQELTFNDTASELFTMIAAGDFPDLSAPAGPRRGAPRASDGLIRLDVEGVTTFASPNALSAFNRMGFIEELEGESLAEVTTRILPSEDLTDESLPLVVTGRAPWRTDIEARGVTVTLRAIPLRRQGARTGAIVLCRDVSEQRHQERELLTKDATIREIHHRVKNNLQTVASLLRIQSRRSHTEEARNALGQAMRRVAAIAVVHDTLSEGLSQDVNFDEVFDRVLMLVAEVASAHNTTAHPRKTGTFGVLPSEYATPLALALTELVTNAVEHGLNGLEGSVEIEAQRSDERLTVVVRDNGAGLPEGKVGSGLGTQIVRTLIQGELGGTIDWHTVVGNGTEVTIEMPFRWMRSR
- a CDS encoding WhiB family transcriptional regulator; this encodes MDWRDKAACLTADPELFFPVGNTGPAVDQIDKAKAVCGRCTVTEICLQYALETGQDSGVWGGLSEDERRALKRRAARARRAS